The following coding sequences lie in one Maniola jurtina chromosome 11, ilManJurt1.1, whole genome shotgun sequence genomic window:
- the LOC123869275 gene encoding zinc finger and BTB domain-containing protein 24 isoform X3 produces MDNSCLLDLLIRCFAMTEPEDLNFTAFTDLCRLCSLKSGPRLHIFDKESEQRQILFKLRTCLPTMQISKDDFLPKKICERCVTRLEQLYEWRQSCLNTDSVLRNYAESMRIVTSTINFQDGTVNMDKMTEAQKTAYLEAHVAVQQHMAQAAAAARREQQQQQQQQQQQQQQQQQQQQQVQQQQVQQQQQQQQQQQQQQQQQQQQQQQQQQQVQQQQQQQQQQQHHQQQQTNNSNNTSRHHQEMQQAQTNTHPGHPSPPTVSSTQHHYATINSPIKVPQVSSSTGGPDSTFTVPDDVGMGFEGGVRVLQSLGNWSPEVTNNIPRPNLIPFTEPYAEGGSMHPGTRLKALQGTTIRKHPTIKPTSSTNEGNKAFECTVCGKGLARKDKLTIHMRIHTGEKPYVCEVCNKAFARRDKLVLHMNKLKHITPSNIAPLALKLDDVKPQLTKQEDTKPSQAEIAAVAQQQQQQQQQQQQQQQQQQQQQQQQHPHQQPIQVCQVPGHNFTNTNLVHTSAASAAVAAATAGMVVSWSCELCGRLFATRDEWSAHAKSHLPDNKLLQDKMQQATQHQQEKVHLTNQEKLQLLHHHNQNQQILNGHGIATASVSTATVVNEGGGGAYFTHGHTHYAPERQHTHAHHLCLMCRQEFAGKAEFMFHVRGHFEGKVSDIAAADVLARSLVDNSGLCT; encoded by the exons ATGGACAACTCCTGCCTCCTCGACCTCCTCATCAGGTGCTTCGCGATGACCGAGCCCGAGGACCTGAACTTCACCGCGTTCACCGACCTCTGCCGGCTCTGCTCGCTCAAGAGCGGGCCTCGCCTGCACATATTCGACAAGGAGTCCGAACAGCGGCAGATACTGTTCAAACTCCGGACCTGTTTGCCCACTATG CAGATATCGAAGGACGACTTCCTGCCGAAGAAGATCTGCGAACGCTGTGTGACTAGGCTCGAACAACTTTACGAATGGCGACAAAGCTGCCTCAACACGGACTCAGTGCTGAGGAACTACGCCGAGTCTATGAGGATCGTCACTTCTACTATCAATTTTCAG GATGGCACGGTCAACATGGATAAAATGACGGAAGCTCAAAAAACAGCGTACCTGGAGGCACATGTGGCTGTACAACAACATATGGCCCAAGCTGCTGCTGCTGCCAGGCGTGAACAAcaacagcagcagcagcagcagcaacaacagcagcaacaacaacaacaacaacagcaACAGGTGCAACAACAACAGGTGCAACAACAACAGCAGcagcaacaacaacaacaacaacaacaacaacagcagcagcaacaacaacaacagCAACAACAACAGGTGcagcaacaacaacaacagCAGCAGCAGCAACAACACCATCAACAACAGCAAACTAATAATTCTAATAACACCTCGCGACATCATCAGGAAATGCAA CAGGCTCAAACCAATACTCACCCAGGTCACCCATCTCCTCCCACTGTCAGCTCAACGCAACATCACTACGCAACCATCAACTCTCCAATAAAGGTGCCCCAAGTCAGCTCGAGCACAGGTGGCCCTGACTCTACGTTCACTGTTCCAGATGATGTTGGAATGGGCTTTGAAGGTGGAGTGCGGGTGTTGCAAAGTCTTGGTAATTG GTCACCTGAGGTAACAAACAATATACCGAGACCAAACCTGATACCATTCACGGAACCATATGCGGAAGGCGGATCGATGCACCCAGGGACCCGGCTTAAAGCACTCCAAGGCACCACTATCAGGAAACATCCTACTATCAAACCTACTAGCTCTACTAATGAAG GAAACAAAGCATTTGAATGCACGGTATGCGGAAAAGGATTGGCTCGTAAAGATAAATTAACTATACATATGAGGATACACACAG GAGAAAAGCCCTACGTTTGTGAAGTATGTAATAAGGCATTTGCAAGGAGAGACAAATTAGTGCTGcatatgaataaattaaaacacataACGCCGTCAAACATAGCACCTCTTG CATTGAAATTAGACGACGTAAAACCGCAGCTTACGAAACAAGAAGACACAAAACCGAGTCAAGCGGAAATAGCAGCAGTGGCGCAGcaacagcagcagcagcagcaacaacaacagcagcaacaacaacaacaacaacagcaACAACAGCAGCAACATCCCCACCAGCAGCCAATCCAGGTCTGCCAGGTACCTGGACACAACTTTACG AACACAAACCTGGTCCACACAAGTGCAGCGAGCGCAGCAGTGGCGGCAGCGACTGCTGGCATGGTAGTGTCCTGGTCGTGTGAGCTGTGCGGAAGACTGTTCGCCACCAGGGACGAGTGGAGCGCGCACGCCAAGTCCCACTTGCCAGACAACAAACTACTGCAGGACAAGATGCAACAGGCCACGCAACATCAG CAGGAAAAAGTCCACCTCACAAACCAGGAGAAGCTCCAGCTACTGCACCACCACAATCAGAACCAGCAGATACTGAACGGTCACGGTATAGCCACAGCTTCAGTCTCCACTGCGACCGTCGTCAACGAGGGTGGAGGCGGGGCGTACTTTACACACGGGCACACTCACTACGCGCCTGAGAGACAGCACACGCACGCCCATCACCTCTGCCTCATGTGTCGACAAGAGTTCGCCGGTAAAGCGGAGTTCATGTTCCACGTCAGAGGACATTTCGAAGGCAAAGTGAGTGATATCGCGGCCGCTGACGTGTTGGCTCGTTCGTTGGTGGACAACTCCGGCCTGTGCACCTGA
- the LOC123869275 gene encoding mediator of RNA polymerase II transcription subunit 15 isoform X2 → MDNSCLLDLLIRCFAMTEPEDLNFTAFTDLCRLCSLKSGPRLHIFDKESEQRQILFKLRTCLPTMISKDDFLPKKICERCVTRLEQLYEWRQSCLNTDSVLRNYAESMRIVTSTINFQDGTVNMDKMTEAQKTAYLEAHVAVQQHMAQAAAAARREQQQQQQQQQQQQQQQQQQQQQVQQQQVQQQQQQQQQQQQQQQQQQQQQQQQQQQVQQQQQQQQQQQHHQQQQTNNSNNTSRHHQEMQQAQTNTHPGHPSPPTVSSTQHHYATINSPIKVPQVSSSTGGPDSTFTVPDDVGMGFEGGVRVLQSLGNWSPEVTNNIPRPNLIPFTEPYAEGGSMHPGTRLKALQGTTIRKHPTIKPTSSTNEGNKAFECTVCGKGLARKDKLTIHMRIHTGEKPYVCEVCNKAFARRDKLVLHMNKLKHITPSNIAPLGKRTITIPPLKLDDVKPQLTKQEDTKPSQAEIAAVAQQQQQQQQQQQQQQQQQQQQQQQQHPHQQPIQVCQVPGHNFTNTNLVHTSAASAAVAAATAGMVVSWSCELCGRLFATRDEWSAHAKSHLPDNKLLQDKMQQATQHQQEKVHLTNQEKLQLLHHHNQNQQILNGHGIATASVSTATVVNEGGGGAYFTHGHTHYAPERQHTHAHHLCLMCRQEFAGKAEFMFHVRGHFEGKVSDIAAADVLARSLVDNSGLCT, encoded by the exons ATGGACAACTCCTGCCTCCTCGACCTCCTCATCAGGTGCTTCGCGATGACCGAGCCCGAGGACCTGAACTTCACCGCGTTCACCGACCTCTGCCGGCTCTGCTCGCTCAAGAGCGGGCCTCGCCTGCACATATTCGACAAGGAGTCCGAACAGCGGCAGATACTGTTCAAACTCCGGACCTGTTTGCCCACTATG ATATCGAAGGACGACTTCCTGCCGAAGAAGATCTGCGAACGCTGTGTGACTAGGCTCGAACAACTTTACGAATGGCGACAAAGCTGCCTCAACACGGACTCAGTGCTGAGGAACTACGCCGAGTCTATGAGGATCGTCACTTCTACTATCAATTTTCAG GATGGCACGGTCAACATGGATAAAATGACGGAAGCTCAAAAAACAGCGTACCTGGAGGCACATGTGGCTGTACAACAACATATGGCCCAAGCTGCTGCTGCTGCCAGGCGTGAACAAcaacagcagcagcagcagcagcaacaacagcagcaacaacaacaacaacaacagcaACAGGTGCAACAACAACAGGTGCAACAACAACAGCAGcagcaacaacaacaacaacaacaacaacaacagcagcagcaacaacaacaacagCAACAACAACAGGTGcagcaacaacaacaacagCAGCAGCAGCAACAACACCATCAACAACAGCAAACTAATAATTCTAATAACACCTCGCGACATCATCAGGAAATGCAA CAGGCTCAAACCAATACTCACCCAGGTCACCCATCTCCTCCCACTGTCAGCTCAACGCAACATCACTACGCAACCATCAACTCTCCAATAAAGGTGCCCCAAGTCAGCTCGAGCACAGGTGGCCCTGACTCTACGTTCACTGTTCCAGATGATGTTGGAATGGGCTTTGAAGGTGGAGTGCGGGTGTTGCAAAGTCTTGGTAATTG GTCACCTGAGGTAACAAACAATATACCGAGACCAAACCTGATACCATTCACGGAACCATATGCGGAAGGCGGATCGATGCACCCAGGGACCCGGCTTAAAGCACTCCAAGGCACCACTATCAGGAAACATCCTACTATCAAACCTACTAGCTCTACTAATGAAG GAAACAAAGCATTTGAATGCACGGTATGCGGAAAAGGATTGGCTCGTAAAGATAAATTAACTATACATATGAGGATACACACAG GAGAAAAGCCCTACGTTTGTGAAGTATGTAATAAGGCATTTGCAAGGAGAGACAAATTAGTGCTGcatatgaataaattaaaacacataACGCCGTCAAACATAGCACCTCTTGGTAAACGGACTATTACTATACCTC CATTGAAATTAGACGACGTAAAACCGCAGCTTACGAAACAAGAAGACACAAAACCGAGTCAAGCGGAAATAGCAGCAGTGGCGCAGcaacagcagcagcagcagcaacaacaacagcagcaacaacaacaacaacaacagcaACAACAGCAGCAACATCCCCACCAGCAGCCAATCCAGGTCTGCCAGGTACCTGGACACAACTTTACG AACACAAACCTGGTCCACACAAGTGCAGCGAGCGCAGCAGTGGCGGCAGCGACTGCTGGCATGGTAGTGTCCTGGTCGTGTGAGCTGTGCGGAAGACTGTTCGCCACCAGGGACGAGTGGAGCGCGCACGCCAAGTCCCACTTGCCAGACAACAAACTACTGCAGGACAAGATGCAACAGGCCACGCAACATCAG CAGGAAAAAGTCCACCTCACAAACCAGGAGAAGCTCCAGCTACTGCACCACCACAATCAGAACCAGCAGATACTGAACGGTCACGGTATAGCCACAGCTTCAGTCTCCACTGCGACCGTCGTCAACGAGGGTGGAGGCGGGGCGTACTTTACACACGGGCACACTCACTACGCGCCTGAGAGACAGCACACGCACGCCCATCACCTCTGCCTCATGTGTCGACAAGAGTTCGCCGGTAAAGCGGAGTTCATGTTCCACGTCAGAGGACATTTCGAAGGCAAAGTGAGTGATATCGCGGCCGCTGACGTGTTGGCTCGTTCGTTGGTGGACAACTCCGGCCTGTGCACCTGA
- the LOC123869275 gene encoding mediator of RNA polymerase II transcription subunit 15 isoform X1: MDNSCLLDLLIRCFAMTEPEDLNFTAFTDLCRLCSLKSGPRLHIFDKESEQRQILFKLRTCLPTMQISKDDFLPKKICERCVTRLEQLYEWRQSCLNTDSVLRNYAESMRIVTSTINFQDGTVNMDKMTEAQKTAYLEAHVAVQQHMAQAAAAARREQQQQQQQQQQQQQQQQQQQQQVQQQQVQQQQQQQQQQQQQQQQQQQQQQQQQQQVQQQQQQQQQQQHHQQQQTNNSNNTSRHHQEMQQAQTNTHPGHPSPPTVSSTQHHYATINSPIKVPQVSSSTGGPDSTFTVPDDVGMGFEGGVRVLQSLGNWSPEVTNNIPRPNLIPFTEPYAEGGSMHPGTRLKALQGTTIRKHPTIKPTSSTNEGNKAFECTVCGKGLARKDKLTIHMRIHTGEKPYVCEVCNKAFARRDKLVLHMNKLKHITPSNIAPLGKRTITIPPLKLDDVKPQLTKQEDTKPSQAEIAAVAQQQQQQQQQQQQQQQQQQQQQQQQHPHQQPIQVCQVPGHNFTNTNLVHTSAASAAVAAATAGMVVSWSCELCGRLFATRDEWSAHAKSHLPDNKLLQDKMQQATQHQQEKVHLTNQEKLQLLHHHNQNQQILNGHGIATASVSTATVVNEGGGGAYFTHGHTHYAPERQHTHAHHLCLMCRQEFAGKAEFMFHVRGHFEGKVSDIAAADVLARSLVDNSGLCT, from the exons ATGGACAACTCCTGCCTCCTCGACCTCCTCATCAGGTGCTTCGCGATGACCGAGCCCGAGGACCTGAACTTCACCGCGTTCACCGACCTCTGCCGGCTCTGCTCGCTCAAGAGCGGGCCTCGCCTGCACATATTCGACAAGGAGTCCGAACAGCGGCAGATACTGTTCAAACTCCGGACCTGTTTGCCCACTATG CAGATATCGAAGGACGACTTCCTGCCGAAGAAGATCTGCGAACGCTGTGTGACTAGGCTCGAACAACTTTACGAATGGCGACAAAGCTGCCTCAACACGGACTCAGTGCTGAGGAACTACGCCGAGTCTATGAGGATCGTCACTTCTACTATCAATTTTCAG GATGGCACGGTCAACATGGATAAAATGACGGAAGCTCAAAAAACAGCGTACCTGGAGGCACATGTGGCTGTACAACAACATATGGCCCAAGCTGCTGCTGCTGCCAGGCGTGAACAAcaacagcagcagcagcagcagcaacaacagcagcaacaacaacaacaacaacagcaACAGGTGCAACAACAACAGGTGCAACAACAACAGCAGcagcaacaacaacaacaacaacaacaacaacagcagcagcaacaacaacaacagCAACAACAACAGGTGcagcaacaacaacaacagCAGCAGCAGCAACAACACCATCAACAACAGCAAACTAATAATTCTAATAACACCTCGCGACATCATCAGGAAATGCAA CAGGCTCAAACCAATACTCACCCAGGTCACCCATCTCCTCCCACTGTCAGCTCAACGCAACATCACTACGCAACCATCAACTCTCCAATAAAGGTGCCCCAAGTCAGCTCGAGCACAGGTGGCCCTGACTCTACGTTCACTGTTCCAGATGATGTTGGAATGGGCTTTGAAGGTGGAGTGCGGGTGTTGCAAAGTCTTGGTAATTG GTCACCTGAGGTAACAAACAATATACCGAGACCAAACCTGATACCATTCACGGAACCATATGCGGAAGGCGGATCGATGCACCCAGGGACCCGGCTTAAAGCACTCCAAGGCACCACTATCAGGAAACATCCTACTATCAAACCTACTAGCTCTACTAATGAAG GAAACAAAGCATTTGAATGCACGGTATGCGGAAAAGGATTGGCTCGTAAAGATAAATTAACTATACATATGAGGATACACACAG GAGAAAAGCCCTACGTTTGTGAAGTATGTAATAAGGCATTTGCAAGGAGAGACAAATTAGTGCTGcatatgaataaattaaaacacataACGCCGTCAAACATAGCACCTCTTGGTAAACGGACTATTACTATACCTC CATTGAAATTAGACGACGTAAAACCGCAGCTTACGAAACAAGAAGACACAAAACCGAGTCAAGCGGAAATAGCAGCAGTGGCGCAGcaacagcagcagcagcagcaacaacaacagcagcaacaacaacaacaacaacagcaACAACAGCAGCAACATCCCCACCAGCAGCCAATCCAGGTCTGCCAGGTACCTGGACACAACTTTACG AACACAAACCTGGTCCACACAAGTGCAGCGAGCGCAGCAGTGGCGGCAGCGACTGCTGGCATGGTAGTGTCCTGGTCGTGTGAGCTGTGCGGAAGACTGTTCGCCACCAGGGACGAGTGGAGCGCGCACGCCAAGTCCCACTTGCCAGACAACAAACTACTGCAGGACAAGATGCAACAGGCCACGCAACATCAG CAGGAAAAAGTCCACCTCACAAACCAGGAGAAGCTCCAGCTACTGCACCACCACAATCAGAACCAGCAGATACTGAACGGTCACGGTATAGCCACAGCTTCAGTCTCCACTGCGACCGTCGTCAACGAGGGTGGAGGCGGGGCGTACTTTACACACGGGCACACTCACTACGCGCCTGAGAGACAGCACACGCACGCCCATCACCTCTGCCTCATGTGTCGACAAGAGTTCGCCGGTAAAGCGGAGTTCATGTTCCACGTCAGAGGACATTTCGAAGGCAAAGTGAGTGATATCGCGGCCGCTGACGTGTTGGCTCGTTCGTTGGTGGACAACTCCGGCCTGTGCACCTGA
- the LOC123869276 gene encoding nucleoside diphosphate kinase homolog 5-like, whose amino-acid sequence MSIASSDSDAEYHSFSERTLAIIKPEAYEDAEDIVDHIQNNGFQILARREVRLTPEQAAELYRGHYGKHHFPHLVAHMSSGPIIALVLATRNCINKWRTLMGPARVVEAQAYWPDSLRACYGRRTKYGDYFNALHGSENHAEALREIHFFFPTMVVGPLLRQWQISDYIQKHITPTLSPALTALAHERPAEPLLWLAEHLRRHNPNEPELAPQPRDQREEDKCRTPLPSQESLAK is encoded by the exons ATGTCAATTGCGTCATCTGACTCCGATGCCGAATATCACTCCTTCTCGGAGAGAACGTTGGCGATCATAAAGCCAGAAGCGTACGAGGACGCTGAGGACATCGTGGATCATATACAAAACAATGGATTTCAGATTCTCGCT AGAAGGGAGGTCCGCCTGACACCGGAGCAAGCGGCCGAGCTGTACAGGGGCCACTACGGCAAACATCACTTCCCGCACCTCGTGGCCCACATGTCCAGCGGGCCTATCATCGCGCTTGTCCTCGCTACGAGAAACTGCATAAACAAGTGGCGCACTCTGATGGGCCCAGCGAG AGTGGTGGAGGCGCAGGCCTACTGGCCGGACAGCCTGCGCGCGTGCTACGGGCGGCGCACCAAGTACGGCGACTACTTCAACGCGCTACATGGCAGCGAGAACCACGCCGAGGCCTTGCGGGAAATACACTTCTTCTTCCCCACCA TGGTGGTGGGCCCGCTCCTGCGTCAATGGCAAATCAGCGACTACATCCAGAAGCACATCACGCCCACTCTCTCGCCGGCGCTGACCGCGCTCGCGCACGAGCGGCCCGCGGAGCCGCTGCTGTGGCTCGCGGAGCACCTGCGGCGACACAACCCCAACGAGCCCGAGCTGGCGCCGCAGCCCCGCGACCAGCGCGAGGAGGACAAGTGCCGCACGCCACTACCCTCGCAAGAGTCGCTCGCCAAATGA